The genomic window TGGAGATGTGGAAGCAGAAGgtcttccctgtgctgtgcaagcTGGAGGACTTCAAGCCCCAGAACACGTTTCCCATATACATGGTGGTAAGCGGGGCCGTCGGTGCATACCCCCAGCTGCCCCTTCAGAGGGCCCTGAACTAGAGAGGGTGGCTGGTAGCCCGTATCCTGCTCTCAGCGCTCCAGGCCCCATCCTCCTCTTTATGTGACAGTTACACCACGAGGCCTCCATCATCAACCTCCTGGAGACAGTGTTCTTCCACAAGGTGAGGCAGCCGCCTTGCCCATTGGCTACTGCCCTCGGCGAGAGTCTGGCAGTGAGGGGGGGTTGTGTCTGTGTGGCCAGAGCATCAGAGCCAGGTCGTTTCCCCGCCTCCTGCCCTTCAGGAGGTGTGCGAGTCAGCAGAGGACACCGTCTTGGACCTGGTGGACTACTGCCACCGCAAACTGActctcctggtggcccagagTGGCCGTGGTGCCCCCCCTGAGGAGGAGTCCCAGTACAGCAGCCCCATGCAGGTGGGCTGGAAGTTCCCTGGGGTTGGCAAGGGCTAGACCCTGGTCCCCCTTAGCTTGAACACCATGTGCCCCACCCTACCCCCCACCTCAGGAGCTGCAGAAGCAGGCAGAGCTGATGGAATTTGAGATCGCACTGAAGGCCCTCTCAGTGCTTCGCTACATCACAGACTGTGTGGATAGGTGGGCAAACCAGTCAGGCCTGGGGCCTGCAGTGGAGGGCTGGGAGCCTGGGCCTGTCACCTCCACTcacctccccatccccatcctaGCCTTTCCCTGAGCACCTTGAGCCGCATGCTCAGCACCCACAACCTGCCCTGTCTCCTGGTGGAATTACTGGAGCACAGTCCCTGGAGCCGGCGGGAAGGAGGTAAGGTCCTCCTCCACCCGCCTAAGCCCCAGTTCACTGCTTCCAAGACATCTTCAGGATTGATGGGGTGGGCCACTTGCAGTCAGGTAAACTTTGCCCCCTTGCCCAAAGAGAATACCAGGATGTTTCACCCACAGTGGGCCTAGACTTGGACTCTGTTTCAGGCAAGGCCTGTGTGCCCACTACTGAGGAGTCACGCGGCTCTGAAGTGAGCCCCACCCCAGTGTGGGTGTGTCCTGTGGCCCATGCAGCTCGGTCATTCAAAGAGCATGCAATGCCTGTACCCCATATGTTGGTTCCTGTTCCCAGGCAAGCTGCAGCAATTTGAGAGTGGCTGTTGGCATACAGTGACCCCCTCGGAGCAGCAAAAACTGAGCAAGTTGGATGGGCAGGTGTGGATCGCCCTATACAACCTGCTGTTAAGCCCTGAGGCCCGGGCCCGCTACTGCCTCACAAGCTTTGCCAGAGGACAGCTACTCAAGGTAGGGAACTCCTCCTACCTGAGTGTCcacagcccctgccctgccctaggTCACCCTTGATGTTTATTTTTGCCTGCCCACCTCAGCcgcagccctgtctccacacctTGGGCCTCAGGTGATAATAGCAGCTAGTGGGACCTGGGTCCCACTGGCtccctcagcccagcccagcccagccgaGCCCAGGCCCTGTCTGTTCCTCCACCCTCTGGTCAGCACCACCTCACACTGGCCTCCCCTGGACACCCTTGCAGCTTCGGGCCTTCCTCACAGACACACTGCTCGACCAGCTGCCCAACCTGTCAGACCTGCAGGGTTTCCTGGCTCACCTGGCCCTGACCGAAGCCCAGCCCCCTAAGAAGGACCTGGTGTTGGAACAGGTAGGCTCTTGGAAGTTAGTTGGTCAGGACCACTGCTCACTTGACCAGCTCCTCCTCCCTGCCactctctgcttctcttccccAGATCCCAGAAATCTGGGAGCGGCTAGAGCGAGAGAACAAAGGCAAGTGGCAGGCTATCGCCAAGCATCAGCTGCGGCATGTATTTAGCCCCTCAGAACAGGACCTGAGGCTGCAGGCGCGAAGGTGAGGCCTGCTAAGCCAgcagaagaggagaagggaggcagCGGCGTGGATGTGGGTGGGGTTGCCCCTGTCCCCCCCCACCCACAGGTCCAGCAAGTCCTTTCGGACCCTTTTTCCAGGTGGGCTGAGACCTACAGGCTGGATGTGCTCGAGGCAGTGGCTCCAGAGCGGCCCCGCTGTGCCTACTGTAGTGCAGAGGCCTCCAAGCGTTGCTCCCGGTGCCAGAATGAGTGGTATTGCTGCAGGTGAGGGCATCCTAGGACCTTGGACCCCCATTCCCATACCCCTCGGATCACTGCATCTTCACCGGCCCATTTGCCTGCAGGGAGTGCCAAGTCAAGCACTGGGAGAAGCATGGAAAGGCTTGTGTCCTGGCAGCCCAGGGGGACAGAGCCAAGTGAAGGCTGCAGCGGCTGAGGGCCAACCACCCGTGCCTACAACCCACTCGAGTGTCCCCCCAAAACCTCTGGATCTCAATCTGGCCTCTGCAAGTGCCCCAGCCTCCCAGGTGGTGAGGATAGCAGGCGGGAAGAGCTGTTGACCCATCTCCCCCCATCTAAGCGCTCCCCACTTCCTGCTCAATCAGGCGCGAAGGCTTAGGGTGCAGCCTCCCCAAGCTGGGGCAGGAGGcctgggcggggggcgggggggggggacaaGGGCCGGATGTGGGGACCCTCTTCCTCTAGTACTGTAAAGTAAAGCTAGCTTCCACAAACACGCCTGTTTCCGCGTGGCCCCTTGAGGTCGTCGTGGTTGTTAAGAGGAGGGGAGTGGCTCGCGGGATGAAGGGAGGATAGGAAACGGAGGGCGGGGACTCTGAGAGAGCAGCCCCCAGCCGCACCCGCGGTCCCACTCTGCCTGCGGGCCGACACAGCGCGGGCGCCCAGGTTTCCATTGCGCGGCTCTCCTCTGCTCTCCCGCCGCTCTGCCTGAATCCTGGAGGCGGCGCCGAATCGGGGCccgccccgcggccccgcccgccccgcgCTCGCTAGCGCCCAGAACCGGCCGGAGACCCGGCCCGACCGGGCCATGTCCGCTGAGCCTGAGCTCATTGAATTGCGGGAACTGGCACCCGAACGGTGCGCCGCCccggggcgcactcggctcgagCGTGCCAATGCATTGCGCATCGCGCCGGGCACAGCTCGCAACGCCGCAAGGCAGCAGGTCCCGGGCCGGGGCCACCGCTTCCAGCCGGCGGGGCCCGCTACGCACACGTGGTGTGACCTGTGTGGCGACTTCATCTGGGGCGTCGTGCGCAAGGGTCTGCAGTGCGCGCGTGAGTAGCGGACCCAAGAGCTGGCGGGAGCGAAACGGGCAGCCAAGGGACAGCCCCGTCGCTGAGGGCCAAGTTGTGATGGAGGGGGTCGGGGGGGACAGTTCCCACGGACCAGGTCCGTTACCTTTGCCCCATAGCACAAGAGAGTGCGGGCTGATAGTTTATAACCTTGCCAAGCTCCACCTGCCTCTGAGACAGTTAGGCAAAGGCGCTTCTCTGTAAACAAGGCACTACTTTCAAGTTTAACCAGTGCCTTGGCCCTTCTTGAGAAAGGCTTGTGCCTGTCAGTCTCTGGACTCACATTCTTACACTTACCCCTTTGGAAAGATTCACTTGCCAAGTCCCCCAGGAGAATCCCTGTGGTGAAGGGAACTTACCCACCTATGGGAGAAGGCCTGGAAATAGTCAGAAACTTGGGCACAGGGCTACAAGCAGGAGTTTTGAGTCTGTCTTTAGCAAATACCTATTGGAAGTTCAGTCAACCAGCTGCTAAAACATGAAACGCAATCACACGCCAGTTGGTGCTTCTGCCCTCCCAGAAATCACCAGCAAGCTGAGGTTGCTGTCTCACTGGCCATACACCATCTAGAAACACTTGGGATGCTTTTATAGCCCTCCAAACCTCTACCCTTGGATCTTACTGCGGATCTGTTGAATCAGTCAGGTCACTGAGAGTGTACCAGCgatttttaaaaacaggtcaTTCTAATGTGTAGCCtgggttgagaatcactgctctggCCCATTTAGGAACTTAGGGAAGATGTCCCAAGCCTGTGTGTGATGGAGACCCTCTCATCTAGTACAGGAGTTTGTCTTTATTCAGCTAGGACGAGTATGGGACTTGTGGCAGCATACAAAAAGCATGAACAAGGGCTGGGAAGATAGCAGTGTTCCCAGGGAGAAATAAAGTGGCCATGGGAATGAAAAACAGGACAATTTGGGTGTGTGTCAGAAGCAGAAACAAGAGAGACATACATCAAGGATGAGCTGGGGTGGTTtggtctggtttttgttttttgctgagtTGAACTCTGGCAAGGGCAAGGGTGAGGAGAAGTGAAGAATTAAAAGGAGTAGGAAAGTGAGTTAAATGTTGGCCATGTCTGGTTGAAATGTTTATTGGACAGCCAAATGAAGATACTGACACACAGAATTTGATCTCAAGGAGGTCAGATGGAAGCCTTGGATCTAATGTAAGTCAGTGTACACAGAGAAGAAAAGCGATCAGGACTGGGCCTCGGACACTCCACCATAGATCTGGAAGCTGAAACAGAACTGAAGCCCCCTGAACAGGGGTTACAGTGAGGTGGGAGGAAAACCGCGGTAGTGAGGGCCCCCGGGGAATCCGGAGAGCAAGCATCAGACGATGCTGAAGAGGTGAAGGGACCACCGCATTCCGCGGTTCGGTCTCTGAGTTTCCTGGAGGGAGGGGAGcaagactggaatgggtagagGATGAAGGCGAGGAATTAAGTAAGAGACCAGTGTTGGTAAGTTTTGAGTGTAAGGGGAATAGAGAAAAATGACACGAAGAGGCACTGAgttaaaagtttttttgtttcCCCCTCCAGTaaatgggaggagggagggacgctgATAATGAGGAAGGGGAAGTTCTGCCCTAGGCGCTAGAAATTCAACTGTTGAGCAGGCCTGGATCCCTAACAGCATGAAGTCTTCCCTGCCAGTTTCCAGGCGCGGGGCGGGacgggggggaggagggggggaggCGCGGCGGCAGGGGAGACTCTAAAATCTGAGTGGCAGTGGGTGTTAACGGGGACTGAGATAAGGCCAGTCATGGAGAACACGACGAGCAACGGCCTTCATCCCGGGGCTTCGCTTCTGTCCCCGGGACGCTCCTCCGAGCTGGTGCTGGGGTTCCTCCACCTTATGGCCAGGCCTCTCTGCAGATTGCAAGTTCACCTGCCACTACCGCTGCCGCGCGCTCGTCTCCCTAGACTGCTGCGGGCCCCGGGACCTGGGCTGGGAACCGGCGCTGGAGCGGGACACGAATGTGGTGAGCGCGGGACCGGGGAGCTTACGGGCAACGCAGGGATGCGTGGACGAGCGGGCCACATTGGAGGCGTTCCCTAGGGCCGCCCGGCGCTACGCGCAATAAACGTTTTGATAGCCGACTTCCCGGAGGCAGAGAGTGGCTAATTCTGCGCGCGGGCTCCAAGGGGTGCGGGGGGTGCTGACTCGGCCCTAATCGCCCGGAGCCGCCCAGACTGCGCGCAAGTGCAACTTCCGCACCTTCCCGCAGCTGCATCCGGCCTCGAGGCCACGCTGGTGCACACGCGCACAAGCCCCATAGTGTCCCTTGGGAGGCGGGGCCTGCGAGAAGGCGCTGAACTGAGCTGCCCCAGGGCTGAGATCATTCTTGGAGGCGAGGCGTGTGTGACCCCGCCCTTCGACATCCCTTCTCCAATGAGATGACAGCTAGGTCTTGGCTGTCTACGTTTCAGTGTTAACGGTTGCGGCTCGGACACTGGTTCCGGCGCACGCACACTCATATACGGGCGCGCACGCGCACACGCGTTTGGGGCGGTGGTGGGAGTCTACCGGTGCACCGGAGCTGGCTGGCTGGCGGGCGCGGCGATGGGTGAGGCGGACGCGGGAACGCCTTCCTTCGAGATGACTTGGAACAGCACGACAAGCAGTGGCTACTGCAGCCAGGAGGACTCGGACTCAGAGCTCGAGCAGTACTTCACTGCGCGTACCTCGCTGGCGCGCAGGCCGCGTCGGGACCAGGTGGGGGCCGGAGGTTGAGGGAGGCGGGCGGGGGCGATCTCTGGGATCCCGCCCCTCCACGGTACGTTGCAGTCTCGAGAGTTTGTGGGCCGCTCCGCCCTCCTGTCAGCATGGATCTCGCATCGGACCGGGGCCAGCCCTCGGAACCGTGTGTCGGGCTTTCAGCACATCGGTACTGGGTGCTGAgcccttgctgtttctgtcacaGACCGGTTGAACCAGGGGAAGCAGCTGAGTGGCTTGGGGTAGACCAAGGACAGGCATTATCCACCCCTTACTAAGGCTGACTGTGCAGTCTAGACTAGCACCTCGATTTCCGCGTGTGGGCGCTCccatcccttctctgggggacctGGAGGAAGTGGATGGGGAGGAGTCCTCGCCGGGAATTGAGAAGTGTGTTTAGGAGAGAGGCAAAGGAAGGTCCAGGCCCCTCCATTTCCACTCCTGGATGGAGCTAGCTTGGTCCCCACCTCTTGCCGGTCCCGGCCTGTCACCAGCTGCTGGAATGTGGAAGATTCTCAGGCTCCCCTCCTCTTCGGTGGACCAGGAGTACTCGCTTGGGCagcatatatagaaaaaaaatcagagcagacCAGGGGATCTGGGAATGGCCGGGAAGGAAGCCTTGTTTTGGACTGTCAGCATTCAGGAGCACTTTACCCACGAAAGGTGGGAAAGGCTAGATTGTAAAATGCCCTGAGAGGAATCAAGAGATAGGGGTTACTAATTTGGGACTATAAGGTGTGGTACTGGAGCAGCTGTGCCTCTGAGAGCCTCCCAGATGTCCCCATTATCAGAGACCTCTGTGCTGTGTACCATGTGTGATCATCAGGCTCAGAGCTGGTACACTTCAGCAGAGCAGGAAAGAGAGATGGGGACCATGAAGTGAAGTTCAGTATACCTGGCAGCAATGGGGCAGAATTCCTTACATGAGCCAAGAGAAAGGAGTTATGGGTGATTATTTAGATGAAAATTCTATACCTTGAAAGGTCAGTCCAGAGTGTGGGTACAAGGTTTGAGGGTGGATCCCTGGGAATGTCCCTGTCCCTGTGTCACTCAGGCCTGAGCCATTTTCCATCGTGGAAAGGTGAGAAAAACCACAAGACATTAACCAATTGAAAAGCAGGCTGTGGAGTCCCAAGATACATACATATCTTGTATGTAagatatgtatatctatggctgattcatgttgatctatggcagaaaccaacatgatattataaagcaattatccttcagttaaaaataagttagaaaaaaaaaaaaccatcagtCACTCTGGACAGTGGCAGAGTAGAGGTTGAGTGGCTAGAGTGCAGCAGAAGGGAAATTCCAAGGTCCTGTTGTATGTCCCTCTGGGACAAACTTGTGGAATTCTCCTCCAGCAGTCagttttagaaaatggaaaatgaaacttTCTTCTCTAGAATCCTGGCAGGACAGTGCAGTACCTCCAGTCCCAAGTCCTTGAGGGAggttcacctggagaagggaaggggctgGAACTGAGGTCACTGCATTCCAGTCTGGGACTCTTGGACAacccagggagggaagagggaggaccCAGGCTAGAGCTCAGAGCCATCATAAGGAAGGGGAATAAGTGAGTAGCATCCCTTTGATCACCCTGTTCTGTAAACAGAATTCCCTTCCTTCTTGCCCTGGCACTAGATTCTGCTCAGCTTTCCTCTTGCCCCTAGCACCTCTTCCATCCTGACACTCCTTTCCGCTGGGGCATGCCTTGTCCAAAATCCTCTCCTTGGATGGAACAAACACATCCGTCCTTTATTCCCAGCCCCTCTAGCCATCATTTTATCCCCCCCACATCCCTCATTTTCCAGGATCCAGATGATTTGTTCTTACCAGTCCTACAAGATTTCCAACCGTCTCCAGCAAGGTTTCTGCTAGAGTTTTTCACTTCTCAATGCTCTTTTCTATCTACGAGACTTAGAAGCTTGGGGAAGCAAATAGGCTTTGgttcccacccctcctccagagCCTCAGTCCTCAGTGTCAACAGCTTGCTGACAGCTGAGCAGCTGCAGGTAGTAGATGAAGAGCATATTGCTAAAAGGCTGTGAACTCTACCCTACCCCTCATTTGTCCTTCCTATTGTTCACATGAGACGGTgtaagcttgaaagtgaaagtgttagaccgaggcaagaatgctggagtgggtagccatttccttctccagaggatcttccccacccagggatcgaacccaggtctcctgtattgcaggcagattctttaccatctgagctatcggATGGTTTAAGCTTAGGGGGCTCCAAAGGAGTAGTCAGGAAGAAGTCTGGCTGTCCTGGCTCAAAGCTGAGCGCGAGATTAAGGTTATTCTGCAGAAGACCTTCTAATGGGAACTTCTCTGGGACAGCGCATTGGTCAGTGATGATCTCAGCTGAGTTTGTGACACTCCCATTCCTACTAGGGCCTGTCTGATGGCAACAGGAAGTAAGGCTGATGCAATGAAACAAGGGAGTTTGGCTGAAGCCCTGGCCCATACGCCACCCTTCTGACAAGAATCCAGTCCCTGGAGGAACAAGGGGAAGGGCTGAGTGGTGCAGCTAAAATCTTTGGGCTGAACCCTCTAGACAGCAGGGAGGAGGTGCATAAGCTTCCCTGTTTGGCACTTACAGGACAGGCTCTACTAGAAGGCTGCCCATGTCCACCTCTGGCAGATTGGAGCCTGGCCTGAAGCTGCCTTTTGTGCAACTTGGGTCAAGATCAAATGACATGTCATAGTGGTTTTCACACTGTGTCTGAGACATGTAGGCCTGGCCCAAATCCACCACCAAGAAGTGTTAAGGTTGTAGCCGttgcccctctcctcctgccccctggtGGCTGGTCTCCTGGTATGCACCAATCCCTGTACCTCTCCCCCTGCAGGGAGTCATGGTCAAGGCAGAGAGGCAAAGTgaactgccttctccaggagacacCTTGACCCCACCCAACTAGGGTGCTGAGATCACGCTGTTCCTTCTCAGAGTCCCTGATCTTATCCTGGCCTTGATTTCAAGGTGTCCTTAGAACCTTACCCAGGGCTGAGGAGGCTCCAGGCCAGCAGCAGAGAAGCCAAATGATTCTGCCTTGGCTGTCTCCATAGAATGCAGAACCAGGAGCTGTGCTGGTTTCCTTTCATCAGGCCATGACCTGTGTTGTCAGTTTCCAAAGGCTGCCCACAGGCCATTTTACAGAGTGGTCCACCAGGAGTTTATCGTCTTGCCTGTGACATGCATTGCAGAGGAATGGGTTCTGTGAGGGCCCTCTCTCCATGCCTGCCCATCTTTCAGGACGAGCCCGTGGAGTGGGAGACACCTGACCTTTCTCAAGCTGAGATCGAGCAGAAGATCAAGGAGTACAATGGCCAGATCAACAGCAACTTGTTCATGAGCCTGGTGAGTTGACAGCCTGTTCTGGAGAGAGATAGGAACCCAGCCACATGCCTGATGCCCAGAAGGTCAGAGTTGAGGTATTCTTGGGAAGGCCTGAGCAGTGATTTATTCACAACCACCCTAGCCCCAAGTGGACTGGTAGTTTCCAGTCCTGTTCCATCTCACCTGGCACCTAATCACAGTTTGGTTTTTCCTCTTTAGAACAAGGATGGCTCCTATACAGGCTTCATCAAGGTTCAGCTGAAGCTGGTGCGCCCTGTCTCGGTTCCCTCCAGCAAGAAGCCACCGTCCCTGCAGGATGCCCGGCGAGGCCCAGGGCGGGGCACAGCTGTGAAACGCCGCACCTCCTTCTACCTGCCCAAGGATGCTGTCAAGCACCTGCACGTGTTGTCACGCACACGGGCACGTGAGGTCATCGAGGCCCTGTTGCGCAAATTCCTGGTGGTGGATGACCCTCGCAAGTTTGCACTCTTTGAGCGGGCTGAGCGCCATGGCCAAGGTGggcttcccaccccatcccaccatgTGTGAGGGTATATACACATGCAGGAGGAGCATGTGCTCCTGTGCATGCAGGAGCTGAGGGGCCTGTGCCTGGCTCTAATTAAaccctcccttccctctgcctggcccACAGTGTACCTCCGGAAGCTGTCCGATGATGAGCAGCCCCTACGCCTCCGGCTCCTTGCAGGGCCCAGTGAGAAGGCCCTAAGCTTTGTGCTGAAGGAGAATGACTCTGGGGAGGTGAATGTGAGTAACAGCTCTCCTTAGTTTCTTGGGTGTGACTGGGCAGGACTGGAGGGTTGCAGCTACCGTAAGACTTGAAGGAGCAACAGGGCTGCGGACAAGCCCTGCAAAGCCTCTGCAGAAGTGTGTGAGCCTTGCTGCTAAAGTGGGGGTTTCCAGGAAATTCATGCCAAGGTCTAGGGCTTGTCTCAGGAAACCAGGAAGAACTATCTTGATGCACTGCTCTTTCCTGTTGTGGGAAGTCCTCAGGAGAGGCAGG from Capricornis sumatraensis isolate serow.1 chromosome 10, serow.2, whole genome shotgun sequence includes these protein-coding regions:
- the RASSF1 gene encoding ras association domain-containing protein 1 isoform X3, giving the protein MGEADAGTPSFEMTWNSTTSSGYCSQEDSDSELEQYFTARTSLARRPRRDQDEPVEWETPDLSQAEIEQKIKEYNGQINSNLFMSLNKDGSYTGFIKVQLKLVRPVSVPSSKKPPSLQDARRGPGRGTAVKRRTSFYLPKDAVKHLHVLSRTRAREVIEALLRKFLVVDDPRKFALFERAERHGQVYLRKLSDDEQPLRLRLLAGPSEKALSFVLKENDSGEVNWDAFSMPELHNFLRILQREEEEHLRQILQKYSYCRQKIQEALHACPLG
- the RASSF1 gene encoding ras association domain-containing protein 1 isoform X2 translates to MSAEPELIELRELAPERCAAPGRTRLERANALRIAPGTARNAARQQVPGRGHRFQPAGPATHTWCDLCGDFIWGVVRKGLQCARLSADCKFTCHYRCRALVSLDCCGPRDLGWEPALERDTNVDEPVEWETPDLSQAEIEQKIKEYNGQINSNLFMSLNKDGSYTGFIKVQLKLVRPVSVPSSKKPPSLQDARRGPGRGTAVKRRTSFYLPKDAVKHLHVLSRTRAREVIEALLRKFLVVDDPRKFALFERAERHGQVYLRKLSDDEQPLRLRLLAGPSEKALSFVLKENDSGEVNWDAFSMPELHNFLRILQREEEEHLRQILQKYSYCRQKIQEALHACPLG
- the ZMYND10 gene encoding zinc finger MYND domain-containing protein 10 isoform X1, with the protein product MGDLELLLPGEADVLVRGLRSFQLRDMGSRGWNQQHENLEKLNMQAILDATASQGEPIQELLVTHGKIPTLVEELIAVEMWKQKVFPVLCKLEDFKPQNTFPIYMVLHHEASIINLLETVFFHKEVCESAEDTVLDLVDYCHRKLTLLVAQSGRGAPPEEESQYSSPMQELQKQAELMEFEIALKALSVLRYITDCVDSLSLSTLSRMLSTHNLPCLLVELLEHSPWSRREGGKLQQFESGCWHTVTPSEQQKLSKLDGQVWIALYNLLLSPEARARYCLTSFARGQLLKLRAFLTDTLLDQLPNLSDLQGFLAHLALTEAQPPKKDLVLEQIPEIWERLERENKGKWQAIAKHQLRHVFSPSEQDLRLQARRWAETYRLDVLEAVAPERPRCAYCSAEASKRCSRCQNEWYCCRECQVKHWEKHGKACVLAAQGDRAK
- the ZMYND10 gene encoding zinc finger MYND domain-containing protein 10 isoform X2; translation: MGDLELLLPGEADVLVRGLRSFQLRDMGSRGWNQQHENLEKLNMQAILDATASQGEPIQELLVTHGKIPTLVEELIAVEMWKQKVFPVLCKLEDFKPQNTFPIYMVLHHEASIINLLETVFFHKEVCESAEDTVLDLVDYCHRKLTLLVAQSGRGAPPEEESQYSSPMQELQKQAELMEFEIALKALSVLRYITDCVDRWANQWCVLWPMQLGHSKSMQCLYPICWFLFPGKLQQFESGCWHTVTPSEQQKLSKLDGQVWIALYNLLLSPEARARYCLTSFARGQLLKLRAFLTDTLLDQLPNLSDLQGFLAHLALTEAQPPKKDLVLEQIPEIWERLERENKGKWQAIAKHQLRHVFSPSEQDLRLQARRWAETYRLDVLEAVAPERPRCAYCSAEASKRCSRCQNEWYCCRECQVKHWEKHGKACVLAAQGDRAK
- the RASSF1 gene encoding ras association domain-containing protein 1 isoform X1, translated to MSAEPELIELRELAPERCAAPGRTRLERANALRIAPGTARNAARQQVPGRGHRFQPAGPATHTWCDLCGDFIWGVVRKGLQCAHCKFTCHYRCRALVSLDCCGPRDLGWEPALERDTNVDEPVEWETPDLSQAEIEQKIKEYNGQINSNLFMSLNKDGSYTGFIKVQLKLVRPVSVPSSKKPPSLQDARRGPGRGTAVKRRTSFYLPKDAVKHLHVLSRTRAREVIEALLRKFLVVDDPRKFALFERAERHGQVYLRKLSDDEQPLRLRLLAGPSEKALSFVLKENDSGEVNWDAFSMPELHNFLRILQREEEEHLRQILQKYSYCRQKIQEALHACPLG